A window of Natrinema versiforme contains these coding sequences:
- a CDS encoding DUF1611 domain-containing protein has protein sequence MNVAILAHEKFPDRAKTALGVLRYADHDVVAVLDRETAGQRVTDFVPDVQDAPIVAGMDDLESDAVDTLLIGISPIGGEFDESWRDDVRTALEDGCDVISGLHYFLAEDEEFARLAAEHGCEIRDVRNPPADLSVADGVAGEVDAEVILTVGTDCSVGKMTTTMELARDARAAGHDAAVIPTGQTGIMIEGWGNPIDRVVSDFTAGAVEEMILEKGDQHDYLFVEGQGSIVHPAYSPVTLGILHGSMADKLVLCHEAGREEIHGYESFSLPSIPTYVDLYESIAAPVAESQIVAGAINTAGLADDAAARDAVEEYADTLGAPATDVIRFDTDDVLEALL, from the coding sequence ATGAACGTTGCAATTCTCGCTCACGAGAAGTTCCCGGATCGGGCGAAGACCGCGCTCGGCGTCCTCCGATATGCCGACCACGATGTCGTCGCCGTCCTCGATCGAGAGACCGCCGGGCAGCGCGTGACCGATTTCGTCCCCGACGTACAGGACGCACCGATCGTCGCCGGAATGGACGACCTCGAGTCCGACGCTGTCGACACCCTTCTGATCGGGATCTCCCCGATCGGCGGCGAGTTCGACGAGAGCTGGCGCGACGACGTTCGGACGGCCCTCGAGGACGGCTGTGACGTGATCTCGGGACTGCACTACTTCCTCGCCGAGGACGAGGAATTCGCGCGGTTGGCGGCCGAACACGGCTGTGAGATCCGCGACGTACGGAACCCGCCGGCCGACCTCTCGGTGGCCGACGGCGTCGCCGGCGAGGTCGATGCCGAGGTAATCCTCACCGTCGGGACGGACTGCTCGGTCGGCAAGATGACGACGACGATGGAACTGGCTCGCGACGCCCGCGCGGCCGGCCACGACGCCGCCGTGATCCCGACCGGCCAGACCGGGATCATGATCGAGGGGTGGGGTAACCCGATCGACCGCGTCGTCAGCGACTTCACCGCGGGCGCGGTCGAGGAGATGATCCTCGAGAAGGGCGACCAGCACGATTACCTGTTCGTCGAGGGACAGGGCAGCATCGTCCACCCGGCGTACTCCCCGGTCACGCTGGGCATCCTCCACGGCTCGATGGCGGATAAACTGGTGCTCTGTCACGAGGCCGGGCGCGAGGAAATCCACGGCTACGAGTCGTTCTCGCTGCCGTCGATCCCGACCTACGTCGACCTCTACGAGAGCATCGCCGCACCGGTCGCGGAGAGTCAGATCGTCGCCGGCGCGATAAACACCGCCGGTCTCGCGGACGACGCGGCGGCCCGTGATGCCGTCGAGGAGTACGCCGACACCCTCGGCGCGCCCGCGACCGACGTGATCCGCTTCGATACCGACGACGTGCTCGAGGCGTTGCTCTAG
- a CDS encoding dipeptide epimerase — protein sequence MALETSFERRSLPLEYPFGIARGTTTETEAVFVRIEDGDGTTGIGAATPSAHYGETAATVEAVLPDLLSVVESVGDPHQLERIERRMRETVRRNPAARTAVSIALHDLVAKRLAVPLYRYWGLDPAETLETSYTIGLDDLETMQEKTETAVDRGYGTLKVKLGTDRDLEIVRTIRSVAPDVRLFVDANEAWTPREAVAKIDRLAEYDLAFVEQPVPAENPEGLRFVSERSSLPIAADESCVTLADIPRIADRCDIANLKLMKCGGLREARRMISAARAHGLEVMCGCMTESNASIAAACHLAPLLDYADLDGSLLLADDPADGVPMPDGRIDLAGLERPGTGAVLDGSLD from the coding sequence ATGGCCCTCGAGACCTCGTTCGAGCGGCGCTCGCTGCCGCTCGAGTACCCGTTCGGGATCGCCCGCGGGACGACGACCGAGACCGAGGCCGTCTTCGTCCGGATCGAAGATGGCGATGGAACGACCGGGATCGGTGCCGCCACGCCGTCGGCCCACTACGGCGAGACCGCCGCGACCGTCGAGGCGGTCCTCCCGGACCTGCTTTCGGTCGTCGAATCCGTCGGTGATCCCCACCAACTCGAGCGGATCGAGCGCCGCATGCGCGAGACGGTCCGGCGGAACCCGGCCGCCCGGACCGCGGTGAGCATCGCTCTGCACGACCTCGTCGCGAAGCGACTCGCGGTCCCGCTCTATCGCTACTGGGGGCTCGACCCCGCGGAGACCCTCGAGACCTCGTACACGATCGGGCTCGACGACCTCGAGACGATGCAGGAGAAGACCGAGACGGCCGTCGATCGGGGCTACGGCACGCTGAAGGTCAAACTCGGCACCGATCGGGATCTCGAGATCGTCCGGACGATCCGCTCCGTCGCCCCCGACGTCCGGCTGTTCGTCGACGCGAACGAGGCGTGGACGCCCCGCGAGGCGGTCGCGAAGATCGACCGGCTCGCCGAGTACGACCTCGCGTTCGTCGAACAGCCCGTCCCCGCCGAGAATCCCGAGGGGCTGCGGTTCGTCTCCGAGCGCTCGAGCCTGCCGATCGCCGCCGACGAGTCCTGCGTGACGCTCGCGGATATTCCGCGGATCGCGGACCGCTGTGACATCGCGAACCTGAAACTGATGAAATGCGGCGGGCTGCGGGAGGCCAGACGAATGATCAGCGCCGCCCGCGCCCACGGGCTCGAGGTGATGTGTGGCTGCATGACCGAGTCGAACGCCTCGATCGCAGCGGCCTGTCACCTCGCGCCGCTGCTCGACTACGCCGACCTCGACGGCTCGCTGCTGCTGGCCGACGACCCCGCCGACGGCGTTCCGATGCCCGACGGCCGGATCGACCTCGCCGGCCTCGAGCGCCCGGGAACGGGTGCGGTTCTCGATGGCTCGCTCGACTGA
- a CDS encoding ATP-binding protein, with translation MIVVICGPPGAGKSTVTARVRDRLEARAVPVRSFHSDSFSSRTYEQLAERIRDAPETGVTLVDGTFYRRKWQRRFRAFADVRFVHVTASLETCLERNRSRSDPIEEQGVHVVYREFDAPDADREIDTDRCGPGEAAARIAAAIGDWLER, from the coding sequence GTGATCGTCGTCATCTGCGGGCCGCCGGGTGCCGGCAAGTCCACCGTCACGGCCCGCGTCCGCGACCGACTCGAGGCCCGAGCGGTGCCGGTCCGGTCGTTTCACTCCGATTCCTTCTCGAGTCGGACCTACGAGCAACTGGCCGAGCGGATCAGGGACGCGCCTGAAACGGGTGTCACGCTGGTCGACGGCACGTTCTATCGCCGGAAGTGGCAGCGGCGATTTCGGGCGTTCGCCGACGTTCGGTTCGTCCACGTGACCGCGAGCCTCGAGACCTGCCTCGAACGCAATCGGAGTCGGTCGGACCCGATCGAGGAGCAGGGAGTCCACGTGGTCTATCGGGAGTTCGACGCGCCCGACGCCGACCGCGAGATCGATACCGACCGGTGCGGGCCCGGCGAGGCGGCTGCTCGGATCGCGGCCGCGATCGGGGACTGGCTCGAGCGGTAA
- a CDS encoding FxLYD domain-containing protein, whose protein sequence is MMRSDATSRRRLLASLGVGMATAAAGCTGSNGLGGEPNYESGNMGQINASNASSRNATEMSTASSLAQQQPTNSVTPLDPLELVEHEFVVEDGYLGSTVQGVVTNTGADRIQIVEVRTRIYNDAGNLLGRYLASTGDLDGNSTWEFQVVVLEAPADVADYEITVLGTPS, encoded by the coding sequence ATGATGCGCTCGGACGCGACGAGCCGACGGCGACTGCTCGCATCGCTCGGCGTCGGGATGGCGACCGCGGCCGCCGGCTGTACCGGCAGCAACGGACTCGGCGGCGAGCCGAACTACGAGAGCGGCAATATGGGCCAGATAAACGCCAGCAACGCCTCGAGCAGGAACGCCACGGAGATGTCCACGGCCTCGTCGCTGGCCCAACAACAGCCGACCAACTCGGTGACGCCGCTCGATCCCCTCGAGCTGGTCGAACACGAGTTCGTCGTCGAGGACGGCTACCTCGGCTCGACGGTCCAGGGGGTCGTGACCAACACGGGAGCCGACCGGATCCAGATCGTCGAGGTCCGGACCCGGATCTACAACGACGCCGGCAACCTCCTCGGCCGGTATCTCGCCAGCACCGGCGACCTCGACGGGAACTCGACGTGGGAGTTTCAGGTCGTCGTCCTCGAGGCACCCGCTGACGTCGCTGACTACGAGATCACTGTGCTCGGAACGCCGTCGTGA
- a CDS encoding PspA/IM30 family protein: MGILSRTSYVIRSKLNSVLNRAEDPTETLDYSYEQMRDQLQQVKRGIADLTTQKKRLEMQKRRLEDNVEKHNDQARTAVQQGREDLARRALEKKKTKMNQIEDLERQISDLQGQQDRLIEQKNELQSRIEEFRTKKETMKARHEAAKASSTVSEAMTATGEEFEDVGRAIERAEEQTEDMEARAAAMDELHESGAFDDVLSDKDNIDRELEQLETDSGVEAELETLKSDVGGAETETESEAGADAASEVDEEELTELEGDDQEDVEAELAELQDEENA, from the coding sequence ATGGGCATCCTCTCTCGGACTTCCTACGTCATCCGGTCGAAGCTCAACTCGGTGCTCAACCGGGCCGAGGATCCGACCGAGACGCTGGACTACTCCTACGAGCAGATGCGAGACCAGCTCCAGCAGGTCAAACGCGGCATCGCCGACCTCACGACGCAGAAAAAGCGCCTCGAGATGCAGAAACGCCGCCTCGAGGACAACGTCGAGAAACACAACGATCAGGCCCGAACCGCGGTTCAGCAGGGCCGCGAGGATCTGGCGCGACGCGCCCTCGAGAAGAAGAAGACGAAGATGAACCAGATCGAGGACCTCGAGCGCCAGATCTCGGACCTGCAGGGCCAGCAGGATCGGCTGATCGAACAGAAGAACGAACTCCAGAGCCGCATCGAGGAGTTCCGCACCAAGAAGGAGACGATGAAGGCCCGCCACGAGGCTGCCAAAGCCAGTTCCACGGTTTCGGAGGCCATGACGGCCACCGGCGAGGAGTTCGAGGATGTCGGCCGCGCCATCGAGCGCGCCGAGGAACAGACCGAGGACATGGAGGCTCGCGCCGCCGCGATGGACGAACTCCACGAGTCGGGCGCGTTCGACGACGTTCTTTCGGATAAGGACAACATCGACCGCGAACTCGAGCAGTTAGAGACCGACAGCGGCGTCGAGGCCGAACTCGAGACGCTCAAGTCCGATGTCGGCGGGGCCGAGACGGAGACGGAATCCGAGGCCGGGGCGGACGCCGCGAGCGAGGTCGATGAGGAGGAACTCACGGAACTCGAGGGCGACGATCAGGAGGATGTCGAGGCCGAACTCGCGGAGCTACAGGACGAAGAGAACGCCTAG
- a CDS encoding alpha/beta hydrolase, with the protein MSDVLVPGSRDVRGTLEEPAGETDAIVVACPPHPQQGGSRSDPRLVAVSKALCEAGIACLRFDYGPWDDGDGERADVRNAVRWARDEDDLPVGVFGYSFGASLALLAAADVDPAPDAVAVLAPAARLADDLDAAAALRSLSSETPVRVLYGERDTTVDWEPVVERARERGDEVTALPADHFFLGKREAIAEAAAGFFEGELLESGSQ; encoded by the coding sequence ATGAGCGATGTTCTGGTCCCCGGGAGCCGCGACGTTCGCGGGACGCTCGAGGAACCGGCCGGCGAGACCGATGCGATCGTCGTCGCGTGTCCGCCCCATCCCCAGCAGGGCGGCTCGCGAAGCGATCCCCGCCTCGTCGCGGTCTCGAAAGCACTTTGCGAGGCAGGTATCGCCTGTCTCCGCTTCGATTACGGCCCGTGGGACGATGGCGACGGCGAGCGAGCGGACGTTCGCAACGCCGTTCGGTGGGCCCGCGACGAGGACGACCTCCCCGTCGGCGTCTTCGGCTACAGTTTCGGCGCGTCGCTGGCCCTGCTCGCGGCTGCCGATGTCGATCCCGCTCCCGACGCCGTCGCCGTTCTCGCCCCCGCAGCGCGGCTCGCGGACGACCTCGACGCGGCCGCGGCGCTCAGGTCTCTCTCGAGTGAGACGCCCGTCCGCGTTCTCTACGGGGAACGGGACACGACCGTCGACTGGGAGCCGGTGGTCGAACGCGCTCGCGAGCGCGGCGACGAGGTCACCGCGCTGCCGGCAGACCACTTCTTCCTCGGGAAACGCGAGGCCATCGCCGAGGCGGCCGCGGGGTTCTTCGAGGGCGAACTGCTCGAGTCGGGGTCACAGTAG
- a CDS encoding FRG domain-containing protein: MTDDTDAQSIVRAESWTELQDLVTAEMWMPDISRHRSPYVFRGVPHVDHTLETSINRFVGESGKWNFEPLLLRNFAQYAADEIDESQSIWHLLSIAQHYGLPTRLLDWSFSPLVAAYFATRTGDTDHDGAIWAVDYRQLHADLPDSYQSVLEMTETHMLDTHLLSNVTLDDEPRESGPDDAGSGLTRTLDDVTRIDELWQELWAPDEGSEDEYVVFFRPPAIDDRIANQSAVFSFQSDPRLLLDQWLADHPDCYRKIVIPGERKLEFRDKLDQMNVNHRTLFPDLEGLATWLKQYYQPQSGE, translated from the coding sequence ATGACTGACGACACGGATGCCCAGTCGATCGTCCGCGCCGAATCGTGGACGGAGCTACAGGACCTGGTCACCGCGGAGATGTGGATGCCCGACATCTCCCGGCACCGCTCGCCGTACGTCTTCCGGGGAGTCCCTCACGTCGATCACACCCTCGAGACATCGATCAACCGCTTCGTCGGCGAGTCCGGAAAGTGGAACTTCGAGCCGCTCTTGCTCCGGAATTTCGCCCAGTACGCGGCCGACGAGATCGACGAGTCGCAGTCGATCTGGCACCTGCTCTCGATCGCCCAACACTACGGGCTGCCGACGCGGCTGCTCGACTGGTCGTTCTCGCCACTCGTCGCGGCCTACTTCGCGACGCGAACCGGTGACACCGACCACGACGGGGCGATCTGGGCCGTCGACTACCGGCAGCTACACGCCGACCTGCCCGACTCCTACCAGTCGGTCCTCGAGATGACGGAGACCCACATGCTCGACACGCATCTCCTCTCGAACGTGACACTGGACGACGAACCGCGCGAGTCCGGCCCCGACGACGCTGGATCCGGCCTGACTCGAACCCTCGACGACGTCACCCGCATCGACGAACTCTGGCAGGAGTTGTGGGCACCCGACGAGGGCTCCGAAGACGAATACGTCGTCTTCTTCCGGCCGCCGGCGATCGACGACCGGATCGCCAACCAGTCGGCCGTCTTCTCGTTCCAGTCCGATCCGCGGCTGCTCCTCGATCAGTGGCTCGCGGACCACCCCGATTGCTACCGGAAGATCGTCATCCCGGGCGAGCGCAAACTCGAGTTCCGCGACAAACTGGATCAGATGAACGTCAACCACCGAACCCTGTTCCCCGACCTCGAGGGGCTGGCGACGTGGTTGAAGCAGTACTATCAGCCCCAGTCCGGGGAGTGA
- a CDS encoding CAP domain-containing protein, whose product MKRRSNAVVTATVAAILALSMIVGVGAAAPGHGPSVTDTTDTETVASGPETVTQSESVTTVSTDTEIDTESVDTGASGDDALESVPTDLRSGPDADLPGSTFLEDLFDDLGESGDSVSDSDDSDGDESADDTGADDDTGTDDAETPDETTETGDGESDESADGETTDDSLDRSQVERDVHEAVNEERTARGLEPLSFDTELRDIARGHSEDMAERGYFSHVDPEGNDFADRYDAAGYECSANGYTGGENIAQTWYDTRVATGDGEIVRYENERELADGIVTQWMNSPDHRENILASQWENEGIGVYVTDDGRVYVTQNFC is encoded by the coding sequence ATGAAACGACGTTCGAACGCAGTCGTAACCGCGACAGTCGCAGCGATTCTCGCACTGAGCATGATCGTCGGCGTCGGGGCCGCAGCACCCGGCCACGGTCCGTCCGTGACCGATACGACGGACACTGAGACCGTGGCTTCAGGGCCAGAGACCGTCACGCAATCGGAGAGCGTGACGACGGTAAGTACGGATACCGAGATTGACACCGAGAGCGTCGATACGGGCGCGTCCGGAGACGACGCCCTCGAGTCGGTGCCGACCGATCTCCGGTCGGGTCCGGACGCGGACCTGCCCGGTTCGACGTTCCTCGAGGACCTGTTCGACGACCTCGGAGAGAGCGGCGATTCCGTCAGTGACAGTGACGATTCCGACGGCGACGAGTCTGCCGACGATACCGGCGCGGACGACGACACTGGAACGGACGACGCGGAGACGCCTGACGAAACGACCGAAACCGGTGATGGCGAATCCGACGAGAGCGCCGACGGCGAAACGACCGATGATAGCCTCGACAGGAGTCAGGTCGAACGAGACGTTCACGAAGCGGTAAACGAGGAACGGACGGCCCGCGGCCTTGAGCCGCTCTCGTTCGACACCGAACTCCGCGACATCGCTCGCGGCCACAGCGAGGACATGGCCGAGCGCGGCTACTTCTCGCACGTCGACCCCGAGGGGAACGATTTCGCCGACAGGTACGACGCGGCGGGCTACGAGTGCAGCGCGAACGGGTACACCGGGGGTGAGAACATCGCCCAGACGTGGTACGACACGCGAGTCGCGACGGGCGACGGCGAGATCGTCCGGTACGAGAACGAGCGCGAACTCGCCGACGGAATCGTCACCCAGTGGATGAACTCGCCGGACCACCGCGAAAACATCCTCGCGTCCCAGTGGGAGAACGAGGGTATCGGCGTCTACGTCACTGACGACGGCCGGGTGTACGTCACGCAGAACTTCTGTTGA
- a CDS encoding ATP-binding protein — protein MTDLGDFGEFDADADTGDGADADTAGSSPPSSGTEQAASASSTTSEQTDEFEPTPVEPSGDDVGIGTICVSQGLRVAEDGDDTALRAYVTRDNRSSIRIGSYLLAPYPDGETLFCRITGLEYAQQYHADDATEIHARRAMRTDEIDESDYKFVAELEPVAILYEDRAEPRSADDSSGQSPRDDGELKRRMTDRVPKPQTVIRQADDTEEIKTGLKMPEDGVFLGHLSVGGEKVRTAATPPTIDYRLKDDYDAGDPLVFRHSLIAGGTGSGKTHGAKNILRQYLDEERTYPMDDGREVRPAVIQFDPQDEYAQMHDDNPDLDDEFARRLEREGIAYGGHDDTTAFIPKVGSASYAAGHHRAEQVEFTIPFSMVYDNPWLVAGSGLNDNQYGALVSVLLPRFRKQYGDGGTYEEFTTFLDDPALREELDESGRVHEATFDAVRRRVLGFGHVFDQDARPITDLVHEFVRPGGLTVVPTYHINDSRATEAIVLAVSSLVIDQKLSNDPAYDRIKETPLVLGMDEAHNFLTDADSVQAGKVINKFTEAAKQGRKERLGLFLITQDPQDIHDAVFKQINTTVVLNLGDEDAIKSVNIPSNLESKVPYMEKGQMVVYSPDNSEPVELIGLPKCLTRHGRD, from the coding sequence ATGACCGATCTGGGAGACTTCGGCGAATTCGACGCCGACGCCGATACCGGAGACGGCGCTGACGCCGACACAGCGGGCTCGTCGCCGCCGTCTTCGGGCACCGAACAGGCGGCGAGCGCGAGTTCGACGACGAGTGAGCAAACCGACGAATTCGAACCGACGCCCGTCGAACCCAGCGGCGATGACGTCGGTATCGGGACGATCTGCGTCTCGCAGGGCCTGCGCGTCGCCGAAGACGGGGACGACACCGCGCTCCGGGCCTACGTCACCCGCGACAACCGCTCCTCGATCCGCATCGGGAGCTACCTGCTCGCGCCCTACCCCGACGGCGAGACGCTCTTTTGTCGCATTACGGGACTCGAGTACGCCCAGCAGTACCACGCCGACGACGCGACGGAGATCCACGCGCGGCGGGCGATGCGGACCGACGAGATCGACGAGTCCGATTACAAGTTCGTCGCCGAGCTCGAGCCAGTTGCCATCCTCTACGAGGACCGCGCGGAGCCACGCTCCGCGGACGACTCGAGCGGGCAGAGCCCGCGAGACGACGGCGAACTGAAACGGCGGATGACCGACCGCGTGCCGAAACCCCAGACGGTGATCCGGCAGGCCGACGACACCGAGGAGATCAAGACCGGGCTGAAGATGCCGGAAGACGGCGTCTTCCTCGGCCACCTCTCGGTCGGCGGCGAGAAGGTGCGGACGGCGGCCACCCCGCCGACGATCGATTACCGGCTGAAAGACGACTACGACGCGGGCGATCCGCTCGTCTTCCGCCACTCCCTGATCGCCGGCGGGACGGGGTCGGGGAAGACCCACGGCGCGAAGAACATCCTGCGGCAATACCTCGACGAGGAGCGGACGTATCCGATGGACGACGGCCGCGAGGTCCGCCCCGCCGTCATCCAGTTCGATCCCCAAGACGAGTACGCCCAGATGCACGACGACAACCCTGATCTGGACGACGAGTTCGCGCGCCGCCTCGAGCGCGAGGGGATCGCCTACGGCGGCCACGACGATACGACCGCCTTCATTCCGAAGGTCGGCTCGGCGTCGTACGCCGCGGGCCACCACCGCGCGGAGCAGGTCGAGTTCACGATTCCGTTCTCGATGGTCTACGACAACCCGTGGCTGGTCGCGGGCAGCGGGCTGAACGACAACCAGTACGGCGCGCTGGTCAGCGTGCTCCTGCCGCGGTTCCGAAAGCAGTACGGCGACGGCGGCACCTACGAGGAGTTCACGACGTTCCTCGACGACCCCGCGTTGCGCGAGGAACTCGACGAGTCCGGGCGGGTCCACGAGGCGACTTTCGACGCGGTCCGGCGGCGCGTGCTCGGCTTCGGCCACGTCTTCGATCAGGACGCACGCCCGATCACCGACCTCGTCCACGAGTTCGTCCGCCCCGGCGGGCTGACCGTGGTCCCGACCTACCACATCAACGATAGCCGGGCGACCGAGGCCATCGTCCTCGCGGTCTCCTCGCTCGTTATCGACCAGAAACTCTCGAACGACCCGGCCTACGACCGGATCAAGGAGACTCCGCTCGTGCTCGGGATGGACGAGGCCCACAACTTCCTGACCGACGCCGACTCCGTGCAGGCGGGGAAGGTCATCAACAAGTTCACCGAAGCCGCCAAACAGGGCCGGAAAGAGCGGCTCGGCCTCTTCCTGATCACGCAGGACCCACAGGACATCCACGACGCCGTCTTCAAACAGATCAACACCACCGTCGTGCTCAACCTCGGCGACGAGGACGCCATCAAGAGCGTGAACATTCCCAGTAACCTCGAGTCCAAGGTCCCCTACATGGAGAAGGGCCAGATGGTGGTCTACTCGCCCGATAACTCGGAGCCGGTCGAACTGATCGGGCTGCCGAAGTGTCTCACCCGGCACGGCCGGGACTGA
- a CDS encoding cohesin domain-containing protein has protein sequence MSRTDAARDGDRRTDGIGPDSDRVVACLIAVVLALSLTIPIVAGPAAAIDQVAILSPEQTQVEAAPGETIEIDVSLRSQGGHGDEGVAAVALIAQYHPDYLEITDIERGPWLEGDGTEIRATETDARERGTTILEQRREPAAGGTTGTGTIATLTVRVADDAPAGTTPISFDESDIELTGDYPSAVVDEPVTVAIDGGDESLEAFDHPDPDEIDREPAASSGDDAAETDGGEPVSGFTLEIALVAVALAVYCLSAGRDGRR, from the coding sequence CGACGGCATAGGACCCGATAGCGACCGCGTCGTCGCCTGCCTGATTGCCGTCGTCCTCGCCCTCTCGCTGACGATCCCGATCGTCGCGGGGCCGGCCGCCGCGATCGATCAGGTCGCGATCCTCTCGCCCGAGCAGACACAGGTCGAGGCCGCGCCCGGCGAGACGATCGAGATCGATGTCTCCCTCCGGAGTCAGGGCGGTCACGGCGACGAGGGCGTCGCCGCCGTGGCACTGATCGCCCAGTATCACCCCGACTACCTCGAGATCACCGATATCGAGCGCGGGCCGTGGCTCGAGGGCGACGGGACCGAAATCCGCGCGACGGAAACGGACGCTCGCGAGCGGGGAACGACGATCCTCGAGCAGCGCCGCGAGCCTGCCGCCGGCGGAACGACCGGAACGGGAACGATCGCGACGCTGACCGTCCGCGTCGCCGATGACGCACCGGCCGGGACGACGCCGATCTCGTTCGACGAGAGCGACATCGAACTCACCGGCGACTACCCGTCCGCCGTCGTCGACGAGCCCGTGACGGTCGCGATCGACGGCGGCGACGAGTCGCTCGAGGCGTTCGACCACCCCGATCCCGACGAGATCGACCGCGAGCCCGCGGCCTCGAGCGGGGACGACGCGGCCGAAACCGACGGTGGCGAGCCGGTCTCCGGATTTACGCTCGAGATCGCTCTCGTGGCCGTCGCGCTCGCGGTCTACTGCCTTTCGGCCGGTCGTGATGGCCGCCGCTAA